In Taeniopygia guttata chromosome 2, bTaeGut7.mat, whole genome shotgun sequence, one genomic interval encodes:
- the NKTR gene encoding NK-tumor recognition protein isoform X4 → MANRGKHTNGSQFFITTKPAPHLDGVHVVFGLVISGFEVIEQIENLKTDTASRPYADVRVIDCGVLVTRSAKDALEKKKKVCSDSEASESSSSVSSSSESSSESEAENERSRRKKRKRRAKTKQSRKRRKEERKKEDPRCKRTSSQRRSLSDKSDVADKVDLSTKRDKPVVRPEEIPPVPENRFLLRRDVPVVNIEPEPKLLDAAPVLTDQKPSVSKSGRKIKGRGTIRYHTPPRSRSCSESDDEESSETPPHWKEEMQRLRTYRAPSGEKWSKGDKLSDPCTSRWDERSASRRSRSWSHNGYADLSTVRYSSHHKKHRKEKKKVKHKKKSKKQKHFKKHKQTKKKKTSASSDVESSHSFHRRTKSSCDRERKSRSSSLSSRRSSRRDWSKSDKEDQSLSSLSSRGSRSYYRSRSRSRSKSRSYSRRSSRSRSASKSSRSRSRSRSSSNPRQQKTVPNSPRNISTRLNDTKLTKTAEPVRAVILPSDKVIVPPVVPENLPVIPLSDSPPPSRWKPGQKPWKPSYERIQEMKAKTTHLIPTQTNYSLVVVKEANASSSYRKQERSSESDRSGYSKGRSDRSSESWPRSRSRSSRSRSYSRSYSRSRSPSSSRTKSPSSGRSPSPSKYRSDRSGYSESTSDYSLSDEDRHRNKRKSTSSDPKARGLKVRQETSSESTLPYTHPKDYDESSQGLKESDSLSSSDFSSDSERSAKAKAVQEKEGRFPLEGDAEKQDKNSLSCERGEEKAKGERDSDHSKKKAAKEKCSEQPRGGAKTKRKSYSGSKWDSESNSERGEAKHNRGDSRPSSGKEEGEATSGSDTELSVTKRIKNQSNSSEGFLGTDCTWKTSKQLSSSESESSCSSSADTRGKLKKHKHGWKKTPKKSHSKKAKEKSKGKKEKKHKVQKRKEIFHWQPPLEFGEEEDDEINEKPVTKDDKKEKQLSRDIKDKKQVYEKDETVTDKMGNGEKSCVSENLLDKNTTSGVSPDHSNLNKEPIETSTSTGILNSGINVAACKSEIKQAEENNQNGLEDVIQTDDNMEICTPDRNSPGKVDVDVLSPVILTAKPLSAGVNKELQVETPEQDAVKLGNNIRDFINIKEGKEMGRQENNSAPVSGAKDCSLKSENSENTPSNMIDNKWKPLQGVGNLKPATISMTMEVKNVASAPEPKPAGLRIEIKAKNKVRPGSLFDEVRKTARLNRRPRNQESSSEEESPSRDDNSPSRSLSRSRSKSESKSRHRTRSISYSHSRSRSRSSTYSYRSRSYSRSRSRGWYSRDRSRSRSSSYHSYKSRSRSYSRSRSRSSSYGHHSRSSRSYSYDSYYSRSRSRSKRSDSYRRSRSYDRRSRSYGSDSDSDRSYSNNRSPSESSRYS, encoded by the exons ATGGCAAACCGAGGGAAACATACCAATGGTTCCCAATTTTTCAT AACAACAAAACCTGCTCCTCATCTCGATGG TGTGCACGTTGTCTTTGGGCTGGTTATTTCTGGGTTTGAAGTCATAGAACAGATAGAAAATCTCAAAACCGATACTGCGAGCAGGCCCTACGCAGACGTCCGAGTCATTGACTGCGGGGTGCTGGTCACCAGATCAGCTAAAGATG CtttggagaagaagaagaaagtttgCTCTGACTCAGAAGCCTCAGAGTCCTCTTCCAGTGTGTCCAGCTCTTCGGAATCCTCATCTGAGAGTGAGGCTGAGAAtgaaaggagcaggaggaaaaagaggaaaagaagagctAAAACCAAACAGTCCAGGAAAcgaaggaaggaggagaggaagaaggaggatCCAAGGTGCAAGCGAACCTCAAGCCAAAGACG CAGCCTTTCTGACAAGAGCGATGTCGCAGACAAAGTCGACCTTAGCACAAAGCGGGACAAGCCTGTGGTACGTCCTGAAGAAATCCCCCCAGTGCctgaaaatagatttttgcTCAGAAGAGATGTGCCTGTTGTCAATATAGAGCCTGAACC GAAGCTTCTTGATGCTGCACCAGTTCTGACTGACCAGAAACCATCAGTCTCTAAATCTGGACGAAAAATTAAAGGAAGAGGCACAATA CGCTATCACACCCCGCCGCGGTCGCGCTCCTGCTCCGAGTCGGACGATGAGGAGAGCAGCGAGACCCCTCCCCACTGGAAGGAGGAGATGCAGAGGCTGCGGACGTACCGAGCACCCAGCGGGGAGAAGTGGAGCAAAGGAGACAA atTGAGTGACCCCTGTACAAGCAGATGGGATGAGAGAAGTGCATCCCGGAGATCCAGGTCTTGGTCCCATAACGGTTATGCTGATCTAAGCACTGTGAGATACTCCAGCCATCACAAGAAGCacaggaaagagaagaagaaggtgaagcataaaaagaaatctaaaaagCAGAAGCATTTCAAGAAGcacaagcaaacaaagaaaaagaaaacatcagcCTCATCAGATGTAGAATCCTCTCATTCCTTCCACAGGAGGACAAAATCATCTTGTGATCGTGAGAGGAAATCTCGTTCTTCCTCATTGTCTTCCAGGCGTTCATCCAGGAGAGACTGGTCTAAATCTGATAAGGAAGACCAGAGCTTGTCGTCTTTATCAAGCAGAGGGTCTCGATCATACTACAGGTCCAGATCCAGGTCTAGATCTAAATCAAGATCTTACTCCAGAAGAAGTTCTAGGTCAAGATCAGCCTCTAAATCATCGCGATCTCGAAGTAGGTCACGGTCAAGTTCTAACCCCAGGCAGCAAAAGACTGTTCCCAATTCTCCACGAAATATTTCAACACGGTTAAATGACACTAAGCTGACCAAGACTGCTGAGCCTGTCCGAGCAGTGATCCTGCCCAGTGACAAGGTTATCGTGCCACCAGTTGTCCCAGAAAATCTCCCTGTCATACCCTTAAGTGACAGTCCCCCACCTTCAAGGTGGAAACCTGGGCAGAAACCTTGGAAGCCATCGTATGAGCGAATTCAGGAGATGAAAGCTAAAACAACCCACTTAATTCCCACCCAAACTAATTACAGTTTAGTGGTTGTTAAGGAAGCCAACGCTTCTTCCTCCTATCGCAAGCAGGAGAGGAGCTCCGAGAGCGATCGGAGCGGTTATTCCAAAGGCCGCAGCGACAGGAGCTCGGAGAGCTGGCCGAGGTCCAGGAGCCGGTCCTCTCGAAGCCGCTCATACTCAAGATCTTACTCAAGGTCTAGAAGCCCATCGAGCTCGAGGACAAAATCTCCTTCCTCTGGCAGGTCACCATCCCCGAGTAAATACCGCAGTGACAGGTCGGGCTACAGCGAGTCCACGTCCGACTATTCGCTCAGCGATGAGGACAGGCACAGGAACAAAAGGAAATCCACATCCAGCGATCCCAAAGCTCGGGGCCTCAAAGTGAGACAGGAAACGAGCTCTGAAAGCACTTTGCCTTACACGCATCCAAAGGATTACGATGAGTCTTCCCAAGGGTTGAAGGAGAGTGACAGTTTGTCATCCTCAGACTTCTCCTCCGACAGCGAGCGCTCTGCCAAAGCCAAAGCGGTCCAAGAAAAAGAAGGCCGCTTTCCATTAGAAGGGGATGCGGAGAAACAGGATAAAAATAGCTTAAGTTGTGAGAGAGGGGAGGAGAAAGCCAAGGGTGAGCGAGATtctgatcactccaaaaagaaagcagctaAGGAGAAAtgctcagagcagcccagagGTGGTGCAAAAACCAAACGCAAATCCTACTCAGGTAGCAAATGGGACTCGGAGTCAAACTCTGAAAGAGGAGAGGCAAAGCATAATAGGGGGGATTCCAGACCCTCCTctgggaaggaagaaggagaggCCACCTCAGGGTCTGACACGGAGCTTAGTGTTACCAAAAGGATAAAAAACCAATCCAATTCCTCAGAGGGCTTTTTGGGTACTGACTGCACCTGGAAGACAAGCAAACAGTTGTCATCTTCTGAATCTGAGAGTTCTTGTTCCAGCTCAGCAGACACTCGAGGCAAGTtgaaaaaacacaaacatgGGTGGAAAAAGACTCCTAAAAAATCACAttccaaaaaagcaaaagaaaaatcaaaagggaaaaaggagaaaaaacacaaagtccagaaaagaaaagaaatatttcattggCAGCCCCCGCTTGAGTTTGGAGAAGAAGAGGATGATGAGATAAATGAAAAGCCGGTTACCAAGgatgataaaaaagaaaagcagcttagCAGGGACATAAAGGATAAAAAACAAGTTTATGAAAAGGATGAAACAGTCACAGATAAAATGGGAAATGGTGAAAAGTCGTGTGTCAGTGAAAACCTTTTAGATAAAAACACCACaagtggggtctcaccagatCACAGCAACCTTAATAAAGAGCCCATTGAAACAAGCACTTCAACTGGTATTTTAAACTCAGGAATAAACGTGGCTGCCTGCAAGAGTGAGATTAAGCAAGCTGAAGAAAATAACCAGAATGGGCTGGAAGATGTTATTCAGACAGATGACAACATGGAGATTTGTACTCCAGATCGTAACTCGCCGGGGAAGGTGGATGTGGATGTTTTGTCTCCTGTCATTCTCACTGCTAAACCTTTAAGTGCTGGTGTAAATAAAGAGTTACAGGTTGAGACCCCTGAGCAAGATGCTGTCAAACTGGGAAACAACATAAGAGactttattaatattaaagaaggaaaagaaatgggaaggcaagaaaataactctgctcctgtgtctggtGCTAAAGACTGTagtttaaaaagtgaaaattctgaaaatacacCAAGCAATATGATAGACAATAAGTGGAAGCCTTTGCAAGGTGTTGGTAACTTGAAACCAGCAACAATCAGTATGACCATGGAGGTTAAAAATGTAGCATCAGCACCAGAACCTAAACCAGCAGGTTTAAGaattgaaataaaagcaaaaaataaagtaaGGCCTGGTTCTCTCTTTGATGAGGTGAGGAAAACAGCCCGGCTAAATCGTCGGCCAAGGAACCAAGAAAGCTCCAGTGAGGAGGAATCTCCAAGCAGAGATGACAACAGCCCTTCCAGGAGTCTCAGCAGGTCACGAAGTAAATCTGAGTCCAAATCCAGACACAGAACAAGGTCCATATCCTACAGTCACTCGAGAAGTCGATCCCGAAGTTCTACATATTCATATAG GTCCAGGAGCTACTCGAGGAGCCGGAGCCGGGGCTGGTACAGCAGAGATCGCTCCAGGAGCCGGAGTAGTTCCTACCACAGCTACAAGAGCCGTAG TCGGAGCTACAGCAGGAGCCGATCCAGGAGCAGTTCCTATGGTCACCACAGTCGATCCAG CAGGTCCTACAGCTATGACAGTTACTACAGCAGGAGTCGGAGCAGGAGCAAGAGGAGCGACAGCTACCGGAGATCTCGGAGCTACGACCGGAGATCCAG GTCCTACGGCTCTGACAGCGACAGCGATCGTAGCTACTCCAACAACAGGAGCCCCAGTGAGAGCAGCAGATACAGTTGA
- the NKTR gene encoding NK-tumor recognition protein isoform X7, with product MGVQDRPQCFFEIEINREPVGRIMFQLFSDICPKTCKNFLCLCSGEKGIGKTTGKKLCYKGTTFHRVVKNFMIQGGDFSEGNGKGGESIYGGYFKDENFILKHDRAFLLSMANRGKHTNGSQFFITTKPAPHLDGVHVVFGLVISGFEVIEQIENLKTDTASRPYADVRVIDCGVLVTRSAKDALEKKKKVCSDSEASESSSSVSSSSESSSESEAENERSRRKKRKRRAKTKQSRKRRKEERKKEDPRCKRTSSQRRLSDKSDVADKVDLSTKRDKPVVRPEEIPPVPENRFLLRRDVPVVNIEPEPKLLDAAPVLTDQKPSVSKSGRKIKGRGTIRYHTPPRSRSCSESDDEESSETPPHWKEEMQRLRTYRAPSGEKWSKGDKLSDPCTSRWDERSASRRSRSWSHNGYADLSTVRYSSHHKKHRKEKKKVKHKKKSKKQKHFKKHKQTKKKKTSASSDVESSHSFHRRTKSSCDRERKSRSSSLSSRRSSRRDWSKSDKEDQSLSSLSSRGSRSYYRSRSRSRSKSRSYSRRSSRSRSASKSSRSRSRSRSSSNPRQQKTVPNSPRNISTRLNDTKLTKTAEPVRAVILPSDKVIVPPVVPENLPVIPLSDSPPPSRWKPGQKPWKPSYERIQEMKAKTTHLIPTQTNYSLVVVKEANASSSYRKQERSSESDRSGYSKGRSDRSSESWPRSRSRSSRSRSYSRSYSRSRSPSSSRTKSPSSGRSPSPSKYRSDRSGYSESTSDYSLSDEDRHRNKRKSTSSDPKARGLKVRQETSSESTLPYTHPKDYDESSQGLKESDSLSSSDFSSDSERSAKAKAVQEKEGRFPLEGDAEKQDKNSLSCERGEEKAKGERDSDHSKKKAAKEKCSEQPRGGAKTKRKSYSGSKWDSESNSERGEAKHNRGDSRPSSGKEEGEATSGSDTELSVTKRIKNQSNSSEGFLGTDCTWKTSKQLSSSESESSCSSSADTRGKLKKHKHGWKKTPKKSHSKKAKEKSKGKKEKKHKVQKRKEIFHWQPPLEFGEEEDDEINEKPVTKDDKKEKQLSRDIKDKKQVYEKDETVTDKMGNGEKSCVSENLLDKNTTSGVSPDHSNLNKEPIETSTSTGILNSGINVAACKSEIKQAEENNQNGLEDVIQTDDNMEICTPDRNSPGKVDVDVLSPVILTAKPLSAGVNKELQVETPEQDAVKLGNNIRDFINIKEGKEMGRQENNSAPVSGAKDCSLKSENSENTPSNMIDNKWKPLQGVGNLKPATISMTMEVKNVASAPEPKPAGLRIEIKAKNKVRPGSLFDEVRKTARLNRRPRNQESSSEEESPSRDDNSPSRSLSRSRSKSESKSRHRTRSISYSHSRSRSRSSTYSYRSRSYSRSRSRGWYSRDRSRSRSSSYHSYKSRSRSYSRSRSRSSSYGHHSRSRSYSYDSYYSRSRSRSKRSDSYRRSRSYDRRSRSYGSDSDSDRSYSNNRSPSESSRYS from the exons ttGGTCGAATTATGTTTCAACTCTTCTCAGACATTTGTCCAAAGACTTGTAAGAACTTCCTTTGCTTGTGCTCGG GTGAAAAAGGAATTGGCAAAACAACTGGGAAGAAGCTGTGCTACAAAGGCACCACATTCCATCGTGTGGTTAAAAACTTCATGATTCAGGGTGGGGACTTCAGTGAAG GTAATGGAAAAGGAGGTGAATCTATTTATGGTGGCTATTTTAAAG aTGAAAACTTTATTCTCAAACATGACAGAGCGTTCCTTTTGTCAATGGCAAACCGAGGGAAACATACCAATGGTTCCCAATTTTTCAT AACAACAAAACCTGCTCCTCATCTCGATGG TGTGCACGTTGTCTTTGGGCTGGTTATTTCTGGGTTTGAAGTCATAGAACAGATAGAAAATCTCAAAACCGATACTGCGAGCAGGCCCTACGCAGACGTCCGAGTCATTGACTGCGGGGTGCTGGTCACCAGATCAGCTAAAGATG CtttggagaagaagaagaaagtttgCTCTGACTCAGAAGCCTCAGAGTCCTCTTCCAGTGTGTCCAGCTCTTCGGAATCCTCATCTGAGAGTGAGGCTGAGAAtgaaaggagcaggaggaaaaagaggaaaagaagagctAAAACCAAACAGTCCAGGAAAcgaaggaaggaggagaggaagaaggaggatCCAAGGTGCAAGCGAACCTCAAGCCAAAGACG CCTTTCTGACAAGAGCGATGTCGCAGACAAAGTCGACCTTAGCACAAAGCGGGACAAGCCTGTGGTACGTCCTGAAGAAATCCCCCCAGTGCctgaaaatagatttttgcTCAGAAGAGATGTGCCTGTTGTCAATATAGAGCCTGAACC GAAGCTTCTTGATGCTGCACCAGTTCTGACTGACCAGAAACCATCAGTCTCTAAATCTGGACGAAAAATTAAAGGAAGAGGCACAATA CGCTATCACACCCCGCCGCGGTCGCGCTCCTGCTCCGAGTCGGACGATGAGGAGAGCAGCGAGACCCCTCCCCACTGGAAGGAGGAGATGCAGAGGCTGCGGACGTACCGAGCACCCAGCGGGGAGAAGTGGAGCAAAGGAGACAA atTGAGTGACCCCTGTACAAGCAGATGGGATGAGAGAAGTGCATCCCGGAGATCCAGGTCTTGGTCCCATAACGGTTATGCTGATCTAAGCACTGTGAGATACTCCAGCCATCACAAGAAGCacaggaaagagaagaagaaggtgaagcataaaaagaaatctaaaaagCAGAAGCATTTCAAGAAGcacaagcaaacaaagaaaaagaaaacatcagcCTCATCAGATGTAGAATCCTCTCATTCCTTCCACAGGAGGACAAAATCATCTTGTGATCGTGAGAGGAAATCTCGTTCTTCCTCATTGTCTTCCAGGCGTTCATCCAGGAGAGACTGGTCTAAATCTGATAAGGAAGACCAGAGCTTGTCGTCTTTATCAAGCAGAGGGTCTCGATCATACTACAGGTCCAGATCCAGGTCTAGATCTAAATCAAGATCTTACTCCAGAAGAAGTTCTAGGTCAAGATCAGCCTCTAAATCATCGCGATCTCGAAGTAGGTCACGGTCAAGTTCTAACCCCAGGCAGCAAAAGACTGTTCCCAATTCTCCACGAAATATTTCAACACGGTTAAATGACACTAAGCTGACCAAGACTGCTGAGCCTGTCCGAGCAGTGATCCTGCCCAGTGACAAGGTTATCGTGCCACCAGTTGTCCCAGAAAATCTCCCTGTCATACCCTTAAGTGACAGTCCCCCACCTTCAAGGTGGAAACCTGGGCAGAAACCTTGGAAGCCATCGTATGAGCGAATTCAGGAGATGAAAGCTAAAACAACCCACTTAATTCCCACCCAAACTAATTACAGTTTAGTGGTTGTTAAGGAAGCCAACGCTTCTTCCTCCTATCGCAAGCAGGAGAGGAGCTCCGAGAGCGATCGGAGCGGTTATTCCAAAGGCCGCAGCGACAGGAGCTCGGAGAGCTGGCCGAGGTCCAGGAGCCGGTCCTCTCGAAGCCGCTCATACTCAAGATCTTACTCAAGGTCTAGAAGCCCATCGAGCTCGAGGACAAAATCTCCTTCCTCTGGCAGGTCACCATCCCCGAGTAAATACCGCAGTGACAGGTCGGGCTACAGCGAGTCCACGTCCGACTATTCGCTCAGCGATGAGGACAGGCACAGGAACAAAAGGAAATCCACATCCAGCGATCCCAAAGCTCGGGGCCTCAAAGTGAGACAGGAAACGAGCTCTGAAAGCACTTTGCCTTACACGCATCCAAAGGATTACGATGAGTCTTCCCAAGGGTTGAAGGAGAGTGACAGTTTGTCATCCTCAGACTTCTCCTCCGACAGCGAGCGCTCTGCCAAAGCCAAAGCGGTCCAAGAAAAAGAAGGCCGCTTTCCATTAGAAGGGGATGCGGAGAAACAGGATAAAAATAGCTTAAGTTGTGAGAGAGGGGAGGAGAAAGCCAAGGGTGAGCGAGATtctgatcactccaaaaagaaagcagctaAGGAGAAAtgctcagagcagcccagagGTGGTGCAAAAACCAAACGCAAATCCTACTCAGGTAGCAAATGGGACTCGGAGTCAAACTCTGAAAGAGGAGAGGCAAAGCATAATAGGGGGGATTCCAGACCCTCCTctgggaaggaagaaggagaggCCACCTCAGGGTCTGACACGGAGCTTAGTGTTACCAAAAGGATAAAAAACCAATCCAATTCCTCAGAGGGCTTTTTGGGTACTGACTGCACCTGGAAGACAAGCAAACAGTTGTCATCTTCTGAATCTGAGAGTTCTTGTTCCAGCTCAGCAGACACTCGAGGCAAGTtgaaaaaacacaaacatgGGTGGAAAAAGACTCCTAAAAAATCACAttccaaaaaagcaaaagaaaaatcaaaagggaaaaaggagaaaaaacacaaagtccagaaaagaaaagaaatatttcattggCAGCCCCCGCTTGAGTTTGGAGAAGAAGAGGATGATGAGATAAATGAAAAGCCGGTTACCAAGgatgataaaaaagaaaagcagcttagCAGGGACATAAAGGATAAAAAACAAGTTTATGAAAAGGATGAAACAGTCACAGATAAAATGGGAAATGGTGAAAAGTCGTGTGTCAGTGAAAACCTTTTAGATAAAAACACCACaagtggggtctcaccagatCACAGCAACCTTAATAAAGAGCCCATTGAAACAAGCACTTCAACTGGTATTTTAAACTCAGGAATAAACGTGGCTGCCTGCAAGAGTGAGATTAAGCAAGCTGAAGAAAATAACCAGAATGGGCTGGAAGATGTTATTCAGACAGATGACAACATGGAGATTTGTACTCCAGATCGTAACTCGCCGGGGAAGGTGGATGTGGATGTTTTGTCTCCTGTCATTCTCACTGCTAAACCTTTAAGTGCTGGTGTAAATAAAGAGTTACAGGTTGAGACCCCTGAGCAAGATGCTGTCAAACTGGGAAACAACATAAGAGactttattaatattaaagaaggaaaagaaatgggaaggcaagaaaataactctgctcctgtgtctggtGCTAAAGACTGTagtttaaaaagtgaaaattctgaaaatacacCAAGCAATATGATAGACAATAAGTGGAAGCCTTTGCAAGGTGTTGGTAACTTGAAACCAGCAACAATCAGTATGACCATGGAGGTTAAAAATGTAGCATCAGCACCAGAACCTAAACCAGCAGGTTTAAGaattgaaataaaagcaaaaaataaagtaaGGCCTGGTTCTCTCTTTGATGAGGTGAGGAAAACAGCCCGGCTAAATCGTCGGCCAAGGAACCAAGAAAGCTCCAGTGAGGAGGAATCTCCAAGCAGAGATGACAACAGCCCTTCCAGGAGTCTCAGCAGGTCACGAAGTAAATCTGAGTCCAAATCCAGACACAGAACAAGGTCCATATCCTACAGTCACTCGAGAAGTCGATCCCGAAGTTCTACATATTCATATAG GTCCAGGAGCTACTCGAGGAGCCGGAGCCGGGGCTGGTACAGCAGAGATCGCTCCAGGAGCCGGAGTAGTTCCTACCACAGCTACAAGAGCCGTAG TCGGAGCTACAGCAGGAGCCGATCCAGGAGCAGTTCCTATGGTCACCACAGTCGATCCAG GTCCTACAGCTATGACAGTTACTACAGCAGGAGTCGGAGCAGGAGCAAGAGGAGCGACAGCTACCGGAGATCTCGGAGCTACGACCGGAGATCCAG GTCCTACGGCTCTGACAGCGACAGCGATCGTAGCTACTCCAACAACAGGAGCCCCAGTGAGAGCAGCAGATACAGTTGA